From the Candidatus Binatus sp. genome, the window GCTCACGATAAACAACAGGGCACTGCAGCCATTCCAAAAGCGGTGGATTGGATTTGTGAAAAAGCTTAAGCGCCTTTCGAATGTCCCAACCGCTGAGGTCGATCTCATCCGCTAGCGGCTGTTCAATGACATCTCGTTGGTTTTCTAAGTCGATCGAAAGGTACCATTCCGGTCGTCGAATGTAGATAAAACGAACATCATAGTCGGAATCGGTAGACGAAAATCCCCACGCGCGACTGCCGGATTCAACAGCCAATAAGACCACCATATTCTCGGCGTACTCCAATGATTCGAGAGCTTGGTGAATTGAGATGAAAATCCGATCTTCCATACTGATTAGCTCTTTTTGGAGTCAATTTCCCAGCGACTCAAGTCAGTCGCGATTTCGCGGAATTGTTCGACGGCGGCTTCGAGGTTAGGCAGAACGTCAGGATCGAGACGGTTGTCGGATTCTTCGAGGCTTTCGTCACGGTGCCCGCAGAAGTCATAACTGAAAAATAGCGTCTGCACTTCAGTCGATAATGTTTTCAGTGGAGCCCCCGGGCAAGCCCGGGCCATTAACTCCGTCGCCCTTCGATTCGCTCCGCTCGCTCAGGACGACTCTTCGATTTTCAGGCGGAATTTCGAACGAGTAGCCCCGGCCATGGCCGAGGCCCGAGTCGAGGCGTCGCACAAATCATTCAACGTAATTTCTTCTCTGCTCGAACGTCTATCTGCTCTCTCAATGATCCCTTCAGGCTTCGGCAACGGTTTTTTCAACGCCCCATCCTCGTCCATAAGACGGAGCAGCGTTTGCACTCCTTTCAAATCAACTTTACCGTTTCTGGGCCAAATTTGTGATTTCGTATAAGTTTCCCATGACCTCGGAATATCAATGACATAGTAAGACTAGTCAGAAGACGATACGGTCACAGGCGCAACAAGCCGTACACGGCGACGCCAGGCGATCTCCCACCATAACAGCCCGATGCCACCAAGAACTCCGGCGACGTCGGTCCAGACGGCGCCTGGAAAAGTGTCGGCGGGAATCAACGCGAGCAATCCAAAAACAGCGAATCCAAACCGTTGAAGAAGTCCGAGCGGCCGCACAAAGTATCCGACGACGCCGATCGCAACGAGCCAAACTCCCAGTATCGCGGTAATCACGGCGATTGTAACGTTGACGGGATTTCCGATCATCAGGAGGGTGGGCGAGTAGACG encodes:
- a CDS encoding DNA polymerase beta superfamily protein translates to MEDRIFISIHQALESLEYAENMVVLLAVESGSRAWGFSSTDSDYDVRFIYIRRPEWYLSIDLENQRDVIEQPLADEIDLSGWDIRKALKLFHKSNPPLLEWLQCPVVYRE